From a region of the Ostrinia nubilalis chromosome 18, ilOstNubi1.1, whole genome shotgun sequence genome:
- the LOC135080896 gene encoding dihydrolipoyllysine-residue succinyltransferase component of 2-oxoglutarate dehydrogenase complex, mitochondrial-like, whose protein sequence is MCIEGITRHLLVSQTKNATQQVVSIQRRLIHITPINNTISDKSFKWNTSHQNFLLKRMIKTSTPQNAVEEVKAPNFPDSVSSGDIKLIKKEGDAVAMDEVVLEIETDKTALPVMSPGNGTIVKMLVKDGESVKSQQPLFSVDVTGVAPAKAAPAPAAAAPAPAAAAPAAAKPAAAPAARPAAAPAAKPAAKPAAAKKAPAGPTAAALRIGDPTKTISGTRTEHPVPMNKMRRRIAERLKEAQSTTAMLTTFNECDMSKLMAFRKANLEAFTKKYGVKLSFMSPFLKASANALMDQPVVNGVIIGEDIIYRDYVDISVAVATPRGLVVPILRNVESMDYPRIELALNALAAKARDGKLTPGDMQGGTFTISNGGVFGSLLSMPIINLPQSAILGMHAIFQRPVAIAGKVEIRPMMYLALTYDHRLIDGREAVLFLRKVKAGVEDPTSILAGV, encoded by the exons gTATCACAGACTAAAAACGCGACGCAGCAGGTAGTCAGCATACAGAGAAGGCTCATACACATAACACCAATCAACAATACAAT AAGTGACAAATCATTCAAATGGAACACGTCGCACCAGAACTTTCTGCTCAAGCGCATGATCAAAACGTCTACGCCACAGAACGCAGTGGAAGAAGTCAAGGCTCCAAATTTCCCGGATTCAGTGTCTTCTGGCGATATCAA ATTGATAAAGAAGGAGGGTGATGCAGTTGCGATGGACGAAGTGGTGCTGGAGATAGAAACCGACAAGACGGCTCTACCGGTCATGTCGCCCGGCAACGGGACCATCGTCAAGATGCTGGTCAAAGATGGGGAGTCCGTCAAGTCGCAGCAGCCGCTATTCTCG GTGGACGTAACAGGAGTAGCTCCAGCGAAGGCGGCTCCGGCCCCAGCGGCAGCAGCGCCCGCGCCGGCGGCTGCTGCCCCTGCTGCTGCCAAGCCTGCCGCAGCGCCGGCCGCCAGACCCGCCGCCGCCCCTGCTGCCAAGCCCGCTGCTAAACCTGCGGCTGCTAAGAAAGCCCCTGCTGGACCTACG GCGGCAGCTCTAAGGATAGGTGACCCCACGAAGACAATATCGGGGACGCGCACGGAGCACCCAGTGCCCATGAACAAGATGCGCAGACGCATCGCCGAGAGGCTGAAGGAAGCGCAGAGTACTACTGCTATGCTGACGACTTTCAACGAGTGCGACATGAG CAAACTGATGGCGTTCCGCAAAGCGAACCTCGAAGCGTTCACCAAGAAGTACGGGGTCAAGCTGTCCTTCATGTCGCCGTTCCTGAAGGCGTCGGCCAACGCGCTGATGGACCAGCCCGTCGTCAACGGCGTCATTATCGGCGAAGACATCATTTACAG GGACTACGTGGACATATCAGTGGCGGTGGCAACTCCTCGTGGCCTGGTGGTGCCCATACTGCGCAACGTGGAGTCCATGGACTACCCTCGGATTGAGCTCGCTCTGAACGCGCTGGCTGCTAAAGCGAGAGACG GCAAACTGACCCCCGGAGACATGCAAGGCGGCACGTTCACGATCAGCAACGGAGGAGTGTTCGGCTCGCTGCTGTCGATGCCCATCATCAACCTGCCCCAGTCTGCGATCCTGGGGATGCACGCCATCTTCCAACGGCCTGTGGCAATAGCGGGGAAG GTGGAAATCAGGCCAATGATGTACCTGGCACTCACCTACGACCACAGACTGATAGACGGGCGCGAAGCAGTGCTGTTCTTAAGGAAAGTGAAAGCAGGAGTCGAGGACCCTACGTCTATCTTAGCGGGGGTGTAG
- the LOC135080897 gene encoding zinc finger protein 106 — MRRGHSGIGGWRNENPRHFRPRGSGFRPSRGYGLMDTPRFPPLGPRLPRGPPPFANQLNAPDMRPSDHHDRRRDNRPGNQYRSQDRTHHPNQRSVFPLVDRLRQSSDHVNPYQDQNYYENTQRDPHINSMGDIDDRPASQPSNLESFRGRPAWSHTPDIRRYFIDNRSQNQYHKSNKQYDKLDSNKLPILEYDGHRPPSSDHYGGNSSSSIDTSNSFSRSIDDTVDIVRRRLQNRSESQSSRDQVIDHKDEDLRIPSTSQSYQNPSEPQPVKKRMQRQRHRNVDSNCDKMKTKIVHELFKMDKGRIHKLMDNPSSSTKFEYAISSLITESQNSLNKHMRSVAEKSLSTSEDFIRNDKNTIYEDTFMKQMQYILDPQDTVLLEDIKPLVMEELSKVLQLNEYDQPFQVVDEHQQPHFPPVQEQQIYEDYNPNQNYDYNPNQSYHYQDYENTYYDQVNSPAAFEDFNTSNSNVQTPLQFSPEPEGKPQLLFERRSKKKSADNSLERSYSSEERSLSRTHSKDHIQQDVRDSKENLPTFADERRPSRRSRDSRHSEDKSKDTEPQVPLFDTNAEQFSEEDDPFAELDKQYHVAVDHTFMDTYELSSPQQTPSRNTPKNNSTDNSYLTDKSQTPTKPAVSIKQEIDNQLLDMAKSPIKLTFVNKNGSEAAHKSRKSSVTVKREPSPTRETFVSSEPKIPPLKHGGNAESTKESKKETEKSENTEVSSKSSVSTSSRKRSIDQRPSHRKEKRKKSETSQSDTDQQTVNKSSLFNVYDSVSKDKKQYSETAKVVSNFNISKNDSSKEVPKKVDPEDKSYSDKYVRRKEPQRKKDGEEKKRQRSISSSHSIVSPKDSAHSTHANKSESKKKLQSIDMFVEQPRKPASVHQAHRNTALSPNTPLKSVDLSKSKQTPKNYSSRKFTPQTVGIHASERVQSGHKKFQVKETQTNESKSSTSRFCQTEKKKTHAKAVQTDHVKIEKPSKTTDAFERMKEIDLEIQVLLQEKFKLYSSLESNASCPNTMQATLGMTVLNVPITEEPVSNVDSTSNSEEDAIVEDFTSIPVEELEQIAMESVEHTSKQSEKRTRRNKVLAESRQSSASPTVKRSNRKAKTPNISLLEQIITDDRPIEDIISLDDYEKTPVKSKKKGAKQTAKKKESKKTKPMSKQVLTNLLLLYGIKECYVLLERNDFSMYQNKTDYDQELSTVIEESVKEEKESEKSEVVPEVQVEVDSKSDVHKNEEDTAASAVETVVVEDTVVENDLQIDMMDVSEDIIIGDICEVKSGEDKEADRMGIAINEDIILDNSQATVPTVYDSPLESVCRMYDYSTDENLRRDSITVTGRDAVLAIEPIDNNFIAACLDGNVYYYSNDGQLLSTLKGSNLAVTCLTIVRGKYETTVYTGSLDSRIRYYDLETGMEKGPECNVLSPIQTMDRAWDTIFVGTRTGFVLQFECKNNMLIPVSTVKFSDQSILALRAMKEGPRKVLLVAARFEDVTVKDAQTGLLLRTLEGPKMTVYTLLYEEGKVYCGTSSHQIHVFDYTSGSHTGIHEGGKGTVCIRVTGGLLFAGCYDGCVYIYRDGEPRPLAQLRGPGLMLLSLAVLGSKPRPLAQLRGPGLMLLSLAVLGSKVRRGPWGVMGGHCDGCVYIYRDGEPRPLAQLRGPGLMLLSLAELGSKVRRGPWGVTGGHCDGCVYIYRDGEPRPLAQLRGPGLMLLSLAVLGSKVRRGPWGVTGGHCDGCVYIYRDGEPRPLAQLRGPGLMLLSLAVLGSKVRRGPWGVTGGHCDGCVYIYRDGEPRPLAQLRGPGLMLLSLAVLGSKVRRGPWGATGATTTTACTSTATASRARWPSCAGPASCCCRWPCWAAR, encoded by the exons ATGAGACGAGGTCATTCTGGCATCGGAGGTTGGCGAAATGAAAATCCAAGGCATTTTAGACCCAGGGGGAGCGGTTTCAGACCCTCTAGAGGCTATGGCCTTATGGATACACCCAG GTTCCCGCCACTGGGGCCACGACTTCCCAGAGGGCCGCCTCCTTTCGCCAATCAACTTAATGCGCCAGACATGCGTCCCTCTGACCATCATGACAGAAGAAGGGATAATCGGCCCGGCAATCAGTACAGATCACAAGATAGGACCCATCATCCAAACCAAAGATCAGTGTTTCCTTTAGTTGATCGTTTAAGGCAATCAAGTGATCATGTTAACCCATACCAAGATCAAAACTATTATGAGAATACTCAACGAGACCCACACATCAATAGCATGGGTGATATTGACGACCGACCTGCTAGCCAGCCCTCAAACCTTGAATCTTTTAGAGGACGACCGGCCTGGTCACACACTCCTGACATCCGCAGATATTTCATCGATAACAGGAGTCAGAATCAGTATcataaatcaaataaacaatATGACAAATTGGACAGTAATAAACTACCAATTCTTGAATATGATGGACATAGACCACCTTCTTCAGATCATTATGGTGGAAATTCCAGTTCATCGATTGACACCTCAAACAGCTTCAGCCGGTCCATAGACGATACTGTTGATATCGTGAGAAGGAGGTTACAAAATCGTAGTGAATCACAATCTTCTAGGGACCAAGTTATTGACCACAAGGATGAAGATCTACGAATACCTTCTACCTCACAAAGCTACCAAAATCCATCAGAGCCACAGCCTGTCAAAAAAAGAATGCAGAGGCAAAGACACAGGAATGTTGACTCTAACTGTGACAAAATGAAAACTAAAATTGTTCATGAACTATTTAAAATGGACAAAGGCAGAATTCATAAATTGATGGACAACCCCAGCTCGTCAACTAAGTTTGAATACGCCATAAGCAGTTTGATAACTGAGTCACAAAATAGCTTGAATAAGCATATGAGATCTGTTGCAGAGAAATCATTGAGCACCAGTGAAGATTTCATCCGTAATGATAAGAACACAATTTACGAGGATACCTTTATGAAGCAAATGCAATATATTTTGGACCCTCAAGATACTGTCTTGTTGGAGGATATTAAGCCACTTGTTATGGAAGAGCTTAGTAAAGTATTGCAACTAAATGAGTATGATCAACCGTTCCAAGTGGTAGATGAACATCAGCAGCCACATTTCCCTCCAGTGCAAGAGCAGCAAATTTATGAAGACTATAACCCCAATCAAAATTATGACTACAACCCTAATCAAAGCTATCACTACCAAGATTATGAAAATACCTATTACGATCAAGTCAACTCTCCAGCTGCTTTTGAAGATTTTAATACATCAAACAGTAATGTTCAGACACCATTGCAATTTTCTCCAGAGCCAGAAGGAAAACCACAACTTTTGTTTGAAAGAAGGTCCAAGAAAAAAAGTGCTGATAACAGTCTTGAAAGAAGTTATAGTTCAGAAGAGAGATCACTGTCAAGAACACACTCAAAAGATCATATTCAACAGGATGTTAGAGATTCTAAGGAGAATTTGCCTACGTTTGCTGATGAAAGGAGGCCGTCTAGGCGAAGTAGGGATAGTAGGCACAGTGAGGACAAAAGTAAAGACACGGAACCACAAGTGCCTCTCTTTGATACAAATGCAGAACAATTTTCAGAAGAAGACGATCCATTTGCAGAACTTGACAAACAGTACCATGTTGCAGTTGATCATACTTTCATGGACACTTATGAATTATCAAGCCCACAGCAAACACCATCTCGCAACACTCCTAAAAACAACTCAACTGACAACAGTTATTTGACTGACAAATCCCAAACTCCAACCAAACCTGCTGTCAGCATAAAACAAGAAATTGACAATCAGTTGCTTGACATGGCGAAGTCGCCTATAAAACTGACATTTGTTAACAAGAATGGTTCAGAAGCTGCACATAAATCTAGAAAAAGCTCTGTGACAGTTAAAAGAGAACCGTCACCTACGCGAGAAACTTTTGTAAGTAGCGAACCGAAAATACCGCCGCTTAAACACGGGGGTAATGCAGAATCTACAAAAGAAAGTAAAAAAGAGACCGAAAAATCAGAAAATACTGAAGTATCATCTAAATCATCAGTATCAACTAGTTCGCGCAAAAGATCAATAGATCAAAGACCTTCTCACCGAAAAGAAAAACGCAAGAAAAGCGAAACATCTCAATCTGACACTGACCAACAAACAGTAAATAAGAGtagtttatttaatgtttatgATAGTGTAAGTAAAGACAAAAAGCAATATTCAGAAACAGCTAAGGTAGtttctaattttaatatttcaaagAATGACAGTAGCAAAGAAGTCCCCAAAAAAGTTGATCCTGAGGATAAGAGTTATTCTGACAAGTATGTCAGACGGAAAGAACCACAAAGGAAAAAAGATGGCGAAGAAAAGAAGAGGCAGCGTTCAATTTCCTCTAGTCATTCCATTGTGAGCCCAAAAGACAGTGCCCATAGTACACATGCAAATAAATCGGAGTCTAAAAAGAAACTTCAAAGTATAGACATGTTCGTTGAACAGCCGCGAAAGCCAGCGTCTGTGCATCAAGCACATAGAAACACTGCTTTGTCCCCAAATACTCCACTCAAGAGCGTAGACTTAAGTAAATCCAAGCAAACTCCCAAAAATTACTCCAGCCGAAAATTTACACCACAAACTGTGGGGATACATGCAAGTGAGAGAGTGCAGTCTGGGCATAAGAAGTTCCAAGTAAAAGAAACTCAAACCAATGAAAGCAAGAGTTCTACTTCACGGTTTTGCCAAACTGAAAAGAAAAAGACGCATGCAAAAGCTGTGCAGACTGATCATGTCAAAATAGAAAAACCAAGCAAAACCACAGATGCCTTTGAAAGGATGAAggagattgatttggaaatacaGGTTTTGTTGCAAGAAAAGTTTAAACTGTACAGTTCATTAGAATCAAATGCTTCATGTCCTAACACCATGCAAGCTACTTTGGGAATGACAGTATTGAATGTACCCATAACTGAAGAACCAGTGAGTAATGTAGATAGCACAAGCAACTCAGAGGAGGATGCTATTGTTGAGGACTTCACCAGTATACCAGTGGAAGAATTAGAGCAAATTGCAATGGAGAGTGTTGAACATACCAGTAAACAATCAGAAAAACGGACAAGGCGAAACAAAGTGCTGGCTGAAAGTAGGCAAAGCTCTGCCAGTCCCACTGTCAAGAGGAGTAACCGTAAAGCGAAAACTCCTAACATTTCTCTCTTAGAACAGATTATAACTGACGATAGGCCTATAGAAGACATAATATCCCTCGACGACTATGAAAAGACACCAGTGAAGTCGAAAAAGAAAGGAGCGAAGCAGAcagcaaagaaaaaagaatcTAAGAAGACCAAACCAATGTCAAAACAGGTGTTAACCAATTTGTTATTACTCTATGGTATAAAAGAATGTTATGTTCTTTTAGAACGTAATGACTTTAGCATGTACCAAAACAAAACTGATTATGATCAAGAGCTTAGTACTGTTATCGAAGAATCTGTAAAGGAAGAGAAAGAATCTGAGAAATCAGAAGTGGTGCCTGAGGTTCAGGTTGAAGTTGACAGTAAATCTGATGTTCACAAAAATGAGGAAGATACCGCGGCTTCCGCGGTAGAAACTGTAGTAGTCGAAGATACTGTTGTAGAAAACGACTTACAGATAGACATGATGGATGTTTCCGAAGACATAATCATTGGCGATATATGCGAGGTCAAATCCGGTGAAGATAAAGAAGCCGATAGAATGGGGATTGCAATAAATGAGGATATAATACTCGACAACAGCCAGGCAACAGTGCCTACGGTGTACGACAGTCCGTTAGAGAGTGTATGCAGGATGTATGACTACTCTACGGACGAAAACCTCCGGCGAGACTCGATTACCGTCACTGGCCGTGATGCAGTACTCGCTATAGAA CCGATAGACAACAACTTCATCGCAGCGTGCCTGGACGGCAACGTGTATTACTACAGCAACGACGGCCAGCTGCTGTCTACCCTCAAGGGGTCCAACCTGGCGGTGACGTGTCTGACCATCGTCAGGGGGAAGTACGAAACCACGGTGTATACCGGCTCGCTCGACTCCAGGATACGGTATTATGATTTGGAG ACTGGTATGGAGAAAGGGCCAGAGTGCAATGTGCTCAGTCCTATACAGACCATGGACCGAGCTTGGGACACCATATTTGTGGGGACAAGGACAGGGTTTGTCTTGCAGTTTGAATGTAAG AACAACATGTTAATCCCAGTGAGCACCGTCAAATTCTCCGACCAGTCGATCCTGGCTCTCCGGGCAATGAAGGAGGGGCCTCGCAAGGTTCTGCTCGTGGCCGCTCGCTTCGAGGACGTCACTGTTAAGGACGCACAGACCGGCCTATTGTTGAGGACGCTGGAGGGGCCCAAGATGACCGTGTACACGCTGCTGTATGAAGAAGGCAAGGTGTATTGCGGGACCAGCAGCCATCAGATACACGTTTTTGATTATACT AGCGGCTCGCACACGGGCATCCACGAGGGCGGCAAGGGCACCGTGTGCATCCGCGTCACCGGCGGCCTGCTGTTCGCCGGCTGCTACGACGGCTGCGTCTACATCTACCGCGACGGCGAGCCGCGCCCGCTGGCCCAGCTGCGCGGGCCCGGCCTCATGCTGCTGTCGCTGGCCGTGCTGGGCAGCAAG CCGCGCCCGCTGGCCCAGCTGCGCGGGCCCGGCCTCATGCTGCTGTCGCTGGCCGTGCTGGGCAGCAAGGTGAGACGGGGGCCATGGGGGGTCATGGGGGGCCACTGCGACGGCTGCGTCTACATCTACCGCGACGGCGAGCCGCGCCCGCTGGCCCAGCTGCGCGGGCCCGGCCTCATGCTGCTGTCGCTGGCCGAGCTGGGCAGCAAGGTGAGACGGGGGCCATGGGGGGTCACGGGGGGCCACTGCGACGGCTGCGTCTACATCTACCGCGACGGCGAGCCGCGCCCGCTGGCCCAGCTGCGCGGGCCCGGCCTCATGCTGCTGTCGCTGGCCGTGCTGGGCAGCAAGGTGAGACGGGGGCCATGGGGGGTCACGGGGGGCCACTGCGACGGCTGCGTCTACATCTACCGCGACGGCGAGCCGCGCCCGCTGGCCCAGCTGCGCGGGCCCGGCCTCATGCTGCTGTCGCTGGCCGTGCTGGGCAGCAAGGTGAGACGGGGGCCATGGGGGGTCACGGGGGGCCACTGCGACGGCTGCGTCTACATCTACCGCGACGGCGAGCCGCGCCCGCTGGCCCAGCTGCGCGGGCCCGGCCTCATGCTGCTGTCGCTGGCCGTGCTGGGCAGCAAGGTGAGACGGGGGCCATGGGGGGCCACGGGGGCCACTACGACGACCGCGTGTACATCTACCGCGACGGCGAGCCGCGCCCGCTGGCCCAGCTGCGCGGGCCCGGCCTCATGCTGCTGTCGCTGGCCGTGCTGGGCAGCAAGGTGA
- the LOC135080719 gene encoding ras-related protein Rab-1A: MNPEYDYLFKLLLIGDSGVGKSCLLLRFADDTYTESYISTIGVDFKIRTVELDGKTIKLQIWDTAGQERFRTITSSYYRGAHGIIIVYDCTDQDSFSNVKQWLEEIDRYACDNVNKLLVGNKCDLTTKKVVDYTTANQYAEQLGIPFLETSAKNSTNVEQAFMTMAAEIKARVGPPTGGSAPQGASVKIDQGRPIDTGKSSCC, encoded by the exons ATGAATCCAGAATA CGACTACTTGTTTAAACTGCTCCTGATTGGTGATTCTGGAGTGGGAAAATCCTGTCTACTGCTCAGATTCGCAGACGACACATACACAGAGAGTTACATCAGCACTATTGGTGTAGACTTTAAAATTAGGACTGTAGAATTAGATGGCAagacaataaaattacaaatatggGACACAGCAGGACAGGAGCGGTTTAGAACCATCACTTCGTCATACTACAGAGGGGCACATGGAATTATCATTGTTTACGACTGCACAGACCAG GACTCGTTCAGCAACGTGAAGCAGTGGCTGGAGGAGATCGACCGCTACGCGTGCGACAACGTCAACAAGCTGCTGGTCGGCAACAAGTGCGACCTCACCACCAAGAAGGTTGTCGACTACACCACAGCCAAC CAATACGCGGAGCAGCTAGGCATCCCGTTCTTGGAGACGTCAGCTAAAAACTCCACCAACGTGGAGCAAGCCTTCATGACCATGGCGGCGGAGATCAAAGCGCGCGTGGGCCCGCCCACCGGGGGCTCCGCGCCGCAGGGCGCCTCCGTCAAGATCGACCAGGGACGCCCCATCGACACCGGCAAGTCTTCTTGCTGCTGA